In Sphingomonas sp. LT1P40, the following are encoded in one genomic region:
- a CDS encoding alpha/beta hydrolase has product MIDPEIRYFLDEMSKRWAVHPPLGSLDIPGQRAVCEAVRSRWTEGGPEMARTLERVFDPGAGQLRVRVYLPEGVSEPAPALVYLHGGGFTLFSIDTHDRLMREYAAAGGFAVVGVDYPLSPEHKYPVALDRIEALMLWLRDSGGELGVDGSRLAMGGDSAGANLSFATALKLRDRGEDGLVRAILSNYGYFSTESSDEAEATYGGPTSNLDRAEALTYFDNYLSDVARESSDPLACPLLAEMAGMPPVMLVIPECDLLTEQSHAMAARLRAAGVETEAKVYAGATHSFLEAMSVAAVARAAIADGAGFLRENLS; this is encoded by the coding sequence GTGATCGATCCCGAGATCCGGTATTTTCTGGACGAGATGAGCAAGCGCTGGGCGGTGCATCCACCATTGGGGTCACTGGATATTCCCGGCCAGCGCGCGGTGTGCGAGGCGGTGCGGTCGCGCTGGACCGAGGGTGGGCCGGAAATGGCGCGCACGCTGGAACGGGTGTTCGATCCGGGGGCGGGGCAATTGCGCGTGCGCGTCTATTTGCCGGAGGGGGTGAGCGAACCGGCGCCCGCTCTGGTCTATCTGCATGGCGGCGGGTTCACGCTGTTTTCGATCGACACGCATGACCGGCTGATGCGCGAATATGCGGCGGCGGGCGGGTTTGCGGTGGTCGGCGTCGATTATCCGCTGTCGCCCGAGCATAAATATCCGGTCGCGCTCGACCGGATCGAGGCGTTGATGCTGTGGTTGCGCGATTCCGGCGGCGAGCTGGGCGTCGACGGGTCACGGCTGGCGATGGGCGGGGATTCGGCCGGGGCCAATTTGTCGTTTGCGACGGCGCTGAAGTTGCGTGATCGGGGCGAGGATGGCCTGGTTCGCGCGATCCTGTCCAATTATGGCTATTTCTCGACCGAGAGCTCGGACGAAGCGGAGGCGACATATGGCGGGCCGACCTCAAACCTCGATCGGGCGGAGGCGCTGACTTATTTCGACAATTATCTGAGCGATGTGGCGCGTGAGTCCAGCGATCCGCTCGCGTGCCCGTTGCTGGCGGAGATGGCAGGAATGCCGCCGGTGATGCTGGTAATTCCCGAATGCGACCTGTTGACCGAACAGTCGCACGCAATGGCAGCGCGGTTGCGGGCGGCCGGGGTGGAGACCGAGGCGAAGGTCTACGCCGGGGCGACGCACAGCTTTCTGGAGGCAATGTCGGTGGCGGCGGTGGCGCGGGCGGCGATTGCCGACGGGGCGGGGTTTTTGCGCGAAAATTTATCCTGA
- a CDS encoding CaiB/BaiF CoA transferase family protein codes for MLPLLKGIRVIEVGAVVLGPYAGQILADLGAEVIKVEPLEGDIARDAHPRGEGGGALFVNNNRNKRMLALNLKSPDGRAALASLIGTADVLFHNMRIDAADRLGLGFDAVAAINPGIVHCAAIGFGQRGQYRDRPAFDDIIQAASGIAGLATASGGDPRFVPTIVADKVAALHAVYGILAALVARANGREGAIKVEVPMFEAMTAFLLNEHLAAASFDTGGALGYPRLLSPNRRPFQTADGWIAVLPYTDRQWRAFLTEVGREDVIAQGWFADPRERATHIDELYALVAESLPARTTAAWIAALEARDVPCSKVSGLEDLLTDPHLAEIGFFDVPEGYPAGVARTLPQPVLFEGIAASPDTAPRSLGADSRAVLRDCGLSEEQIEKLIEAGVVKQV; via the coding sequence ATGCTGCCGTTGCTCAAGGGCATTCGCGTGATCGAGGTCGGCGCGGTGGTGCTCGGTCCCTATGCCGGACAAATCCTCGCTGACCTGGGTGCCGAGGTCATCAAGGTCGAACCGCTGGAAGGCGACATCGCCCGCGACGCGCACCCGCGCGGTGAAGGCGGCGGCGCGCTGTTCGTGAACAACAACCGGAACAAGCGCATGCTCGCGCTCAACCTGAAATCCCCTGATGGCCGCGCCGCGCTGGCATCGCTGATCGGGACTGCCGATGTCCTCTTCCACAACATGCGCATCGACGCCGCCGACCGCCTCGGCCTCGGCTTCGACGCCGTCGCCGCGATCAACCCGGGCATCGTCCATTGCGCCGCGATTGGCTTCGGCCAGCGTGGGCAATATCGCGACCGTCCGGCGTTCGACGATATCATTCAGGCCGCCAGCGGCATCGCGGGCCTCGCCACCGCCAGCGGCGGCGATCCGCGCTTCGTCCCCACCATCGTTGCCGACAAGGTCGCCGCCCTGCACGCGGTCTATGGCATCCTTGCTGCACTCGTCGCCCGCGCCAACGGCCGGGAGGGCGCGATCAAGGTCGAGGTACCGATGTTCGAGGCGATGACCGCGTTCCTGCTCAACGAACATCTCGCTGCCGCCAGCTTCGATACGGGCGGCGCACTCGGTTACCCACGCCTACTCTCGCCCAACCGCCGCCCATTCCAGACGGCGGACGGCTGGATCGCGGTGCTGCCCTATACCGACCGCCAATGGCGCGCGTTTCTGACCGAGGTCGGGCGCGAGGATGTCATCGCGCAGGGCTGGTTCGCCGATCCGCGCGAGCGCGCGACGCATATCGACGAGCTTTACGCGCTGGTGGCGGAATCTCTCCCCGCCCGCACGACCGCCGCGTGGATTGCAGCGCTGGAGGCACGCGACGTGCCGTGCTCGAAGGTCAGCGGGCTGGAGGATTTGCTCACCGACCCGCATCTGGCGGAGATCGGCTTCTTCGACGTGCCGGAGGGGTATCCCGCGGGGGTCGCGCGAACATTGCCGCAACCGGTACTGTTCGAGGGGATCGCGGCGTCGCCCGACACTGCGCCGCGTTCGCTCGGCGCGGACAGCCGTGCGGTGTTGCGTGATTGCGGCCTCAGCGAGGAGCAGATCGAAAAGCTCATTGAGGCGGGAGTGGTCAAACAGGTCTGA